A single window of Gammaproteobacteria bacterium DNA harbors:
- a CDS encoding DEAD/DEAH box helicase, whose protein sequence is MSFDTLGLSAAVLRAVTEQGYTEPTPIQRQAIPVILAGRDILAGAQTGTGKTAGFTLPLLHLMSARAPGAGRRQVRALILTPTRELAAQVGESVAAYGRHLPLKSAVIFGGVGINPQIAALRRGVDILIATPGRLLDHVAQKNVDLSRIEFLVLDEADRMLDMGFIHDIRRILALLPKQRQNLLFSATFPDEIKKLADSLLHDPALIEVARRNTAAETVTQTIHPVDRVRKRELLSFLIGSRNWRQVLVFTRTKHGADRLARQLESDGISCAAIHGNKSQGARTRALADFKQGTVRVLVATDIAARGLDIDQLPHVVNFELPNVPEDYVHRIGRTGRAGNEGAAISLVCVDELKLLQDIERVIKRAIPREVIAGYEPDPSIRPEPIVNGRSAHGGGRSQPGRGGGPGQRPGRPGHGKPSGGRHHHAQTSHRQGAGRPQHQGSRRSGNRDGA, encoded by the coding sequence ATGTCATTCGATACCCTCGGCCTGTCGGCCGCAGTGTTGCGCGCCGTCACCGAACAGGGCTATACCGAGCCCACACCGATCCAGCGCCAGGCCATCCCCGTGATCCTCGCCGGGCGCGACATTCTCGCCGGCGCCCAGACCGGCACCGGCAAGACCGCCGGCTTCACGCTGCCCCTGCTCCACCTGATGAGCGCGCGCGCGCCGGGGGCCGGACGGCGCCAGGTGCGGGCTCTGATCCTGACCCCGACGCGGGAACTCGCGGCGCAGGTCGGCGAGAGCGTCGCCGCCTACGGCCGCCACCTGCCGCTGAAGTCCGCCGTGATCTTCGGCGGCGTCGGCATCAACCCGCAGATCGCCGCGCTGCGCCGCGGCGTCGACATCCTGATCGCCACGCCGGGGCGCCTGCTCGACCACGTCGCGCAGAAAAACGTGGACCTGTCCCGCATCGAGTTCCTGGTGCTGGACGAGGCGGACCGCATGCTCGACATGGGGTTCATCCACGACATCCGCCGCATCCTGGCCCTGCTGCCGAAACAGCGCCAGAACCTGCTGTTCTCGGCCACCTTCCCGGACGAGATCAAGAAGCTGGCGGATTCGCTGTTGCACGACCCCGCCCTGATCGAAGTGGCGCGCCGCAACACCGCGGCCGAGACCGTGACCCAGACCATCCATCCCGTCGACCGGGTGCGCAAGCGCGAGCTGCTGTCCTTCCTGATCGGTTCGCGCAACTGGCGCCAGGTGCTGGTGTTCACCCGCACCAAGCACGGCGCCGACCGCCTCGCGCGCCAGCTCGAGAGCGACGGCATCAGCTGCGCGGCCATCCACGGCAACAAGAGCCAGGGCGCGCGCACGCGGGCGCTGGCGGACTTCAAGCAGGGCACGGTGCGGGTCCTGGTGGCGACCGACATCGCAGCGCGCGGTCTCGACATCGACCAGCTGCCGCACGTGGTGAACTTCGAACTGCCGAACGTGCCGGAAGACTATGTCCATCGCATCGGCCGCACCGGTCGCGCCGGCAACGAGGGCGCGGCGATCTCGCTGGTGTGCGTGGATGAACTCAAACTGCTGCAGGACATCGAACGCGTGATCAAGCGCGCCATCCCGCGCGAGGTCATCGCCGGCTATGAGCCGGACCCGTCGATCCGGCCGGAACCGATCGTGAACGGCCGCAGCGCGCACGGCGGCGGACGCTCGCAGCCGGGACGCGGCGGCGGCCCCGGCCAGCGCCCCGGCCGCCCTGGCCACGGCAAACCATCCGGCGGCCGGCACCACCACGCGCAGACATCGCACCGCCAGGGCGCGGGCCGCCCCCAGCACCAGGGCTCCCGCCGCAGCGGAAACCGCGACGGGGCGTAA
- a CDS encoding ABC transporter substrate-binding protein: MRASSVDPIFQHTPSPRPRRPGLLAVWALIALALAGGCARNDPAATLRLGMNVWPGYEPLFLARKLGYWPDERIRLVEYPSATEVLRAFRNRSIEAASLTLDEVMRLREDGIPVQVVLVHDISDGADVVLARPGIRDMAGLRGHRVGVESSALGAFMLTRALELGGLRLDDIEVRSVDVNSHEKAYLGGDVDAVVTFEPVRTRLLNAGAHEIFTSRELPDEIVDVLVVHEDFIKRHPAQVQLLIDGWFRALGMLDQDRNGAAHVFAERLKTTPEEVLASLQGLRLPSRAQNVALLDGDAATLQGTAQHLGRVMTAAGLLRAPPETRGLFNAGFVRGEVR, encoded by the coding sequence ATGCGCGCTTCTTCTGTGGACCCGATCTTCCAGCACACTCCCTCTCCCCGGCCCCGCCGCCCCGGCCTGCTTGCCGTCTGGGCGCTGATCGCGCTCGCCTTGGCCGGGGGTTGTGCGCGGAACGATCCGGCCGCCACCCTGCGGCTCGGGATGAACGTCTGGCCCGGCTATGAACCGCTGTTCCTGGCGCGCAAGCTGGGCTACTGGCCGGATGAGCGGATACGCCTGGTCGAATACCCGTCCGCGACCGAGGTGCTGCGCGCGTTCCGGAACCGCTCGATCGAGGCCGCCTCGCTCACCCTCGACGAGGTCATGCGGCTGCGCGAGGATGGCATACCGGTGCAGGTCGTGCTGGTGCACGACATCTCCGACGGCGCGGACGTCGTGCTCGCCCGGCCCGGCATCCGCGACATGGCCGGACTCCGGGGGCATCGTGTCGGCGTCGAAAGCAGCGCGCTCGGCGCCTTCATGCTGACGCGCGCGCTGGAACTGGGCGGCCTTCGTCTCGACGATATCGAGGTCCGCTCGGTCGACGTCAACAGTCACGAAAAGGCCTATCTGGGCGGGGACGTCGATGCGGTCGTCACCTTTGAGCCGGTGCGCACGCGGTTGCTCAACGCCGGCGCGCACGAGATCTTCACCAGCCGGGAACTGCCCGATGAGATTGTCGACGTGCTGGTCGTGCACGAGGATTTCATCAAGCGTCATCCCGCGCAGGTTCAGCTGCTGATCGACGGCTGGTTCCGCGCGCTGGGGATGCTGGATCAGGACCGGAACGGCGCGGCGCATGTCTTCGCGGAGCGCTTGAAGACGACGCCGGAGGAAGTGCTGGCATCGTTGCAGGGCCTGCGTCTTCCGTCGCGAGCACAGAACGTCGCCCTGCTGGACGGGGATGCGGCGACACTCCAGGGGACGGCGCAGCATCTGGGGCGGGTGATGACCGCCGCCGGGCTGTTGCGTGCGCCGCCGGAGACGCGTGGGCTGTTCAACGCCGGTTTCGTGCGGGGCGAGGTCCGATGA
- a CDS encoding ABC-F family ATPase, which produces MLATANLTMQFGAKPLFENVSVKFGHGNRYGLIGANGCGKSTLMKILGRDLEPSAGNVSVDTGERIGKLRQDQFAFEQHTVLDTVIMGHARLWAVKRERDAIYAKPEMDEADGLRAAELEVEFAELDGYTAEARAGELLLGVGIPLEQHTGLMSAVAPGWKLRVLLAQALFADPEILLLDEPTNNLDINTIRWLENVLIERSSTMVIISHDRHFLNRVCTHMADLDYGELRVYPGNYDEYMTAATQARERLLSDNAKKKAQIAELQTFVARFSANASKAKQATSRARQIEKIKLDEVKPSSRVNPFIRFDQDKKIHRVALELKGLAKGFDGPPLFTGLDLLVEAGERVAVIGPNGSGKTTLLRCLLGEHAPDAGEIKWSENAVIGYFAQDHSADFTADLSLFEWMSQWKRPGIDDQAIRATLGRLLFAADEIDKPVRVLSGGEQGRMLFGKLMLQRSNVLIMDEPTNHLDMESIESLNTALEHYPGTLIFVSHDREFVSSLATRVVELATPRGVATFNGNYEDYLRSQGVV; this is translated from the coding sequence TTACGGCCTGATCGGCGCGAACGGCTGCGGCAAATCGACCCTGATGAAGATCCTCGGCCGCGACCTCGAGCCGAGCGCCGGCAACGTCAGCGTCGATACCGGCGAGCGCATCGGCAAGCTGCGCCAGGACCAGTTCGCCTTCGAGCAGCACACCGTGCTGGATACCGTCATCATGGGCCATGCGCGCCTGTGGGCGGTGAAGCGCGAGCGCGACGCGATCTATGCCAAACCGGAGATGGACGAGGCCGACGGCCTGCGCGCCGCCGAGCTGGAGGTCGAATTCGCCGAGCTGGACGGTTACACCGCGGAGGCGCGCGCCGGGGAGCTGCTGCTGGGCGTCGGCATCCCGCTGGAACAGCACACCGGCCTGATGAGCGCCGTGGCGCCGGGCTGGAAGCTGCGCGTGCTGCTGGCGCAGGCGCTGTTCGCCGATCCCGAGATCCTGCTGCTCGACGAGCCGACCAACAACCTGGACATCAACACCATCCGCTGGCTGGAGAACGTGCTGATCGAGCGCAGCAGCACCATGGTCATCATCTCGCACGACCGCCACTTCCTGAATCGCGTCTGCACGCATATGGCCGATCTCGATTACGGCGAGCTGCGCGTCTATCCGGGCAACTACGACGAGTACATGACCGCCGCCACCCAGGCGCGCGAGCGCCTGCTGAGCGACAATGCGAAAAAGAAGGCGCAGATCGCCGAGCTGCAGACCTTCGTCGCCCGCTTCTCCGCCAACGCCTCCAAGGCCAAGCAGGCCACTTCGCGCGCGCGCCAGATCGAGAAGATCAAGCTGGACGAGGTCAAGCCCTCGAGCCGGGTCAATCCGTTCATCCGCTTCGACCAGGACAAGAAGATCCACCGCGTGGCGCTGGAGTTGAAGGGGCTCGCCAAGGGCTTCGACGGGCCGCCGCTGTTCACCGGGCTGGACCTGCTGGTGGAGGCCGGCGAGCGCGTCGCGGTGATCGGGCCCAACGGCAGCGGCAAGACCACGCTGCTGCGCTGCCTGCTCGGCGAGCACGCGCCGGACGCAGGCGAGATCAAGTGGTCGGAGAACGCCGTCATCGGCTACTTCGCCCAGGACCATTCGGCGGATTTCACCGCGGACCTGTCGCTGTTCGAGTGGATGAGCCAGTGGAAGCGGCCAGGCATCGACGACCAGGCGATCCGCGCCACCCTGGGCCGGCTGCTGTTCGCGGCCGACGAGATCGACAAGCCGGTGCGCGTGCTGTCGGGCGGCGAGCAGGGCCGCATGCTGTTCGGCAAGCTGATGCTGCAGCGGTCCAACGTGCTGATCATGGACGAGCCGACCAACCACCTCGACATGGAATCGATCGAGTCGCTCAATACCGCGCTCGAACACTACCCCGGCACGCTGATCTTCGTCAGCCACGACCGCGAGTTCGTCTCCTCGCTGGCGACCCGCGTCGTCGAACTGGCCACCCCGCGCGGCGTGGCCACCTTCAACGGAAACTATGAGGATTACCTGCGCAGCCAGGGCGTGGTGTGA
- a CDS encoding NYN domain-containing protein has product MNGKTKTENMALFCDFENVALGVQDARYAAFDIQKVLERLLLKGSIVVKKAYCDWERYKEFKKSMHEAAFELIEIPHVRQSGKNSADIRMVVDALDLCYTKEHVDTFVIISGDSDFSPLVSKLRENNKVVIGVGVKKSTSDLLISNCDEFIFYDDLVRGAEKQARARRRSAQPKAKKTEEGVQEDKKQAALDLVLETVADLFAERGEEDKVWGSMVKQALKRRKPGFNETYHGFGTFGKLLEEAQARKLLELEHDEKSGGYIIRSYAHD; this is encoded by the coding sequence ATGAACGGGAAGACCAAGACGGAGAACATGGCGCTGTTCTGCGATTTCGAGAACGTCGCGCTCGGCGTGCAGGACGCCCGCTACGCCGCCTTCGACATCCAGAAGGTGCTGGAGCGCCTGCTGCTGAAGGGCAGCATCGTGGTGAAGAAGGCGTACTGCGACTGGGAACGCTACAAGGAATTCAAGAAGTCGATGCACGAGGCGGCCTTCGAGTTGATCGAGATCCCGCATGTGCGGCAGTCCGGCAAGAACTCCGCCGACATCCGCATGGTGGTGGACGCGCTCGACCTCTGCTACACCAAGGAACACGTCGATACCTTCGTGATCATCAGCGGCGACTCCGATTTCTCACCGCTGGTGAGCAAGTTGCGCGAGAACAACAAGGTGGTGATCGGCGTCGGTGTGAAGAAGTCCACCTCCGACCTGCTGATCTCCAACTGCGACGAGTTCATCTTCTACGACGACCTGGTGCGCGGGGCCGAGAAGCAGGCCAGGGCGCGCCGCCGCAGCGCGCAGCCCAAGGCGAAGAAGACCGAGGAAGGCGTGCAGGAAGACAAGAAGCAGGCGGCGCTGGACCTGGTGCTGGAGACCGTCGCCGACCTGTTCGCGGAGCGCGGCGAGGAGGACAAGGTGTGGGGCTCGATGGTCAAGCAGGCGCTGAAGCGGCGCAAGCCCGGCTTCAATGAGACCTATCACGGCTTCGGCACCTTCGGCAAGCTGCTGGAGGAGGCGCAGGCGCGCAAGCTGCTCGAGCTCGAGCACGACGAGAAGTCGGGCGGCTATATCATCCGCAGCTACGCGCACGACTGA
- the gstA gene encoding glutathione transferase GstA yields the protein MKLYFKPGACSMAPHIALREAGYVFDQEKVDLARHQTASGEDFLRINPKGYVPALRLDDGSILTECSVMLQYIADHMPASGLAPKAGTLERYRLMEWLNFLATEVHKPFSPFFNPKAPQEIKDYNLRLLMRRLEFLAGHINGRQYLMDDRFTVADIYLFTLLNWCNLHGVDLAQWPALKDYMTRIAARPSVRETMKAEGLIN from the coding sequence ATGAAGCTGTATTTCAAACCGGGCGCCTGCTCGATGGCCCCGCACATCGCCCTGCGCGAGGCGGGCTATGTCTTCGACCAGGAGAAGGTGGATCTCGCCCGGCACCAGACCGCCTCCGGCGAGGACTTCCTGCGCATCAACCCCAAGGGTTACGTGCCCGCGCTGCGTCTCGATGACGGCTCGATCCTCACCGAGTGCAGCGTCATGCTCCAGTACATCGCCGACCACATGCCGGCGTCCGGCCTGGCGCCGAAGGCCGGCACCCTGGAACGCTACCGCCTGATGGAATGGCTTAACTTCCTCGCCACCGAGGTGCACAAGCCCTTCAGCCCGTTCTTCAACCCGAAGGCCCCGCAGGAAATCAAGGATTACAATCTGCGCCTGCTGATGCGCCGGCTGGAATTCCTCGCCGGCCATATCAATGGCCGCCAGTACCTGATGGACGACCGCTTCACCGTGGCGGACATCTACCTGTTCACGTTGCTCAACTGGTGCAATCTGCACGGTGTCGACCTGGCCCAGTGGCCGGCGCTCAAGGACTACATGACCCGCATCGCCGCGCGTCCGTCCGTGCGCGAGACCATGAAGGCGGAAGGGCTGATCAACTAA
- a CDS encoding group II truncated hemoglobin → MESSAYAALGGEDGVRRLVDRFYELMDQLPQARAIRALHPGDLQSSRDKLFKFLSGWLGGPPLYIEQYGHPRLRARHLPFPIGEEERDAWLLCMAQALAEAGIDATLSDHLFRALSQLADHMRNQ, encoded by the coding sequence ATGGAATCATCGGCCTATGCGGCCCTGGGCGGTGAAGACGGCGTGCGCCGTCTGGTCGACCGCTTCTACGAATTGATGGACCAGCTGCCGCAGGCGCGCGCGATACGCGCCCTGCATCCGGGGGACCTGCAATCCTCGCGCGACAAGCTGTTCAAGTTTCTTTCCGGCTGGCTGGGAGGGCCGCCGCTGTACATCGAGCAATACGGCCATCCGCGTCTGCGCGCGCGCCATCTGCCGTTCCCGATCGGGGAAGAGGAGCGTGACGCCTGGCTGCTGTGCATGGCGCAGGCCCTGGCCGAGGCGGGGATCGATGCCACCCTCAGCGATCACCTGTTCCGTGCCCTGAGCCAGCTCGCCGATCACATGCGCAATCAGTAG